GTTGCCCGCATCGTGTGTGAAGGTCAGGGCGACAACCATGGTAAACAGAATGATCTCCGCTCCCCCGGGCTTCCGGAACAGCTCTGAGAGGATAAAGTACAGCGCTGCCAGGGAAGCCGCCGCCGCCGTGAGATCGATGAGGGCAACGATATTCATCCCTGCTTCCCACCTCTCTGGAAGGTGACCCGGCACCAGGCTGCGATCATGATCGAGCAGAGCGCATAGGACAGGTGTTCCAGGATATTAAACAGGGAAGGAAAGGCAAACCCTTCCAGGATGGTGAGGGCCCACCCGGAGAACAGGCCCATGTAGGCGGCAAGGAGGAGCCTGAAGTTGGGGATGGAACGAAACCGTCGGGAGTTGGCCAGGACGTAAAGGGCAACGCCGAAACCCACGAGGAACGTGACGAGTTCGTTCTGCTGGATCATGGCCTCCCTTTCCCGCCAAAACGATCGGCGCCGTCAAAACAGGTTTACCGGTACCCCACCCGTTATTATAGCCGATAAAAGTGTAAAATAAAGATTCCTGAGTCCTGGGTCTGGGAAAAGCCGGTACGAAGTACCAGGAGCGATAAACGAAGGTTGATGGACTCGCGAAAAGTCCCGGATTGGACTTTTTGCGACCCTGTCAAGGTTTGGAATCTCTTCGCACTTTGCTCCTCGTGCTTCGTTCTCATCTTTCTGCTGTAAGCTAAAAGATGTCAGTACAGTACCGTCCCCGCCTCGTGGTACTCGCTGAAGACCATGGTGAAGCTCGTTCCTTCGCCGGCTCCGATCTCCAGGGTTCCTCCCAGCTGCTGGACCAGAACGGTGACCAGCCGCATCCCCAGGGTAGACGTACGTTGGATATCCACATCCCCGGGAATACCAACCCCGTCGTCACTGACTGTCAGCTCATACAACTCATCGGGGAGGGTGTGGAAAGAGATGCTGATGGTTCCTTTCCTGTCGCCGGGAAAAGCGTGCTTGAGGGAGTTTGTCACCAGTTCGTTGATGATGAGGCCGCACGGGATGGCGGTATCCACCACCATGTTTGCCTTCCCTGTATCGACCTTCAGATCGATGCGTTCGCGGTCGACCCCGTAGGAGATCATGAGGTTATCGCACAGGTTCCGGATGTAATCGCCGAAATGAACCTGGGCAAGGTCGGTGCTCTGGTAAAGTTCCTCGTGGATGAGAGCCATGGTGATGACCCTGTTCTGGCTTTCCTTGTAAACCGCCCGGCCCAGGGGATCGGTGATGTGATGGGCCTGGAGGTCCAAAAGGCCGGAGATCACCTGGAGGTTGTTCTTGACCCGGTGGTGGATCTCCTTGAGCAGGATCTCTTTTTCTTCAAGGGAGGACTTGAGCTGTTCCCGTGCCTCCATGAGGCGTGTGACGTCTCGGACGATGATGAGAAGGTGGGCTTTGCCGGCAAGGTCAATAGTACGGGCCGACAACAGTCCTCTCTTGACCGTTCCATCCTTCGTTCGGAAATCGCCCTCGAAACTCTCCACGCTGCCGGGTCCGGAAATGGCTTCGTAGAAGCGATCCCTGTCCGACTTGTCGGCCCAGACCCCGACCTTCATGGCGTTTCGTCCGAGCACCTCTTCCTTCTCATACCCGCTGTTCGAGACGAACTCCTCGTTGACGTCCACAATGGTCCTCTTTTCAAGATCCACGATGACGATGCAGTCGGGGCTGGTCTCGAAGGCAACCCGAAACCGCTCCTCGCTCTGTTCCAGTTCCTTCCGCATTCGGACCTTTTCGGTCACGTCGTTGCACAGGACCAGCCGCGCCCTCGTCTGCCTGAAGGGAAAGTCACTGCTCGTGGTCTCCACGTCGATGACAGAACCGTCCGCTCTCAGGTGGCGCCTTTGGCCCAGCCAGATCTGGCCTGGGCGCCGATCGGACACGTTTTTCAAAAGTTCCTTCACATCCTCCGGGGGACGGATATCCTTGATGCCCATGGCCGTCATCTCGTCCCTGGTGTACCCGTAGTTCACAGTCATGGCCTTGTTGACCTCGAGGATCATCAGGGTGTCCATGTCGTAGATGTACATGGGGACAGGGTTCTTCTCGAAGACATGCCGGTACCTCGCCTCCGATTCGATAAGTTCCTGGTCTGCCTGGACTTTCGCGGTGATGTCCCTGATGAAATACGCGACACCGGCCACCCGGCCATCGGGTCCGTGCAAGGGGTTGGTGTTGACCTCGAAGACCTGGTCCCGGGAGATGTCCAGCGCCAGGGTGGGCTCCCCGGTTCGCAGAACCCCTGCGAACCTCTGCCTGCGCACGGCTGTCGTCTCCCCATCGAGGAGATCCCAGTAGAGGACCCCTGTCATTTTTTCGGCTTTCATGCCGTAGTCGGAGGCAGCCCGGTCATTGATGGCCATGATCCGCCCCTCCCTGTCCAGGAGGAATGCCATGTCGGTGGAAGCGTTGATAAGGGCCCGCAGCGATTCGTCGGAACGGCGATGCTCGGTGACATCCCGCACCATGACCAGGACCTCTCCCTCGTCGAGATGGATGAACCGGGCCTCGAAATGCTCCTTATCTCCCTGCACGGGAAGGGTGTAGGACATTCGGCTCTCCTGGCCGGTTGCGAGGACCCTCCTCACGTGTTCCATGGCTGCTTCGGAAATTTCATGGGAAAACACCTCCGCAAGGGGTTTCTCGAGGAACTGTTCCGGAGGGATGAGAGGCTGTGTCGTTCGGGAGGGCTTGAAATCGAGGAGGACCCCGTCACCGTCCAGGATAAAGTACATGTCCGGGACGGCGTCCAGGATCTTCTGCAGTTTGGAACGATCCATATCCAACGCACCAGGGCAAGGGTATAAAAGCTGTATTTTAGTTCATATCCCCGGCCACTTCAAACGGAAACAGGGCACCCGAAATCCGCGATCGGTTTGGGCCGGCGGAT
The genomic region above belongs to bacterium and contains:
- a CDS encoding PAS domain S-box protein, yielding MDRSKLQKILDAVPDMYFILDGDGVLLDFKPSRTTQPLIPPEQFLEKPLAEVFSHEISEAAMEHVRRVLATGQESRMSYTLPVQGDKEHFEARFIHLDEGEVLVMVRDVTEHRRSDESLRALINASTDMAFLLDREGRIMAINDRAASDYGMKAEKMTGVLYWDLLDGETTAVRRQRFAGVLRTGEPTLALDISRDQVFEVNTNPLHGPDGRVAGVAYFIRDITAKVQADQELIESEARYRHVFEKNPVPMYIYDMDTLMILEVNKAMTVNYGYTRDEMTAMGIKDIRPPEDVKELLKNVSDRRPGQIWLGQRRHLRADGSVIDVETTSSDFPFRQTRARLVLCNDVTEKVRMRKELEQSEERFRVAFETSPDCIVIVDLEKRTIVDVNEEFVSNSGYEKEEVLGRNAMKVGVWADKSDRDRFYEAISGPGSVESFEGDFRTKDGTVKRGLLSARTIDLAGKAHLLIIVRDVTRLMEAREQLKSSLEEKEILLKEIHHRVKNNLQVISGLLDLQAHHITDPLGRAVYKESQNRVITMALIHEELYQSTDLAQVHFGDYIRNLCDNLMISYGVDRERIDLKVDTGKANMVVDTAIPCGLIINELVTNSLKHAFPGDRKGTISISFHTLPDELYELTVSDDGVGIPGDVDIQRTSTLGMRLVTVLVQQLGGTLEIGAGEGTSFTMVFSEYHEAGTVLY